In the Bifidobacterium catenulatum PV20-2 genome, one interval contains:
- the ureC gene encoding urease subunit alpha yields the protein MMKTITRRDYAGMFGPTTGDRVRLGDTSLIVEVEKDYTHYGDELKFGGGKSFRDGMGQSSTQLDAESPDTVITNALIVDYTGIYKADIGIKDGKINAIGKAGNPQTMDGVTPGLAVGSGTEALAGEGLIVTAGGLDTHIHFIAPQQVRTALAGGVTTMVGGGTGPADGTNATTCTPGAFHMARMIEAAEALPINIAYLGKGNDSSPEPLREQVRAGAAGLKIHEDWGATPAVIDTCLTVADEMDVQVAIHTDTLNEGGCVEDTIAAFKGRTIHTYHTEGAGGGHAPDIIRAAGFPNVLPSSTNPTMPFTRNTIDEHLDMMMVTHHLDRNVPEDIAFADSRIRPETIAAEDVLHDMGIISMMSSDSQAMGRVGEVITRTWQTADKMKKQRGPLPEDEHDGNRNDNFRVKRYVSKYTINPALTHGVADYVGSIEVGKMADLVLWQPALFGAKPEMVIKGGSIAYSRMGDANASIPTPEPVIYRDMFGGIGRALGSSCITFVSQAAFDDDIKGRLGLSRTVLPVRGCRTIGKKDLKFNDVLADIQVNPETFTVTVDGEPVACEPAAELPLAQRYFLF from the coding sequence ATGATGAAAACGATTACACGACGTGATTATGCCGGCATGTTCGGTCCCACTACCGGAGACAGGGTGCGTTTGGGCGATACAAGTCTGATCGTCGAAGTGGAAAAAGACTACACGCATTACGGCGACGAATTGAAATTCGGAGGTGGCAAATCATTCCGCGATGGCATGGGACAATCCTCAACGCAATTGGATGCCGAATCGCCTGACACAGTAATCACCAATGCGTTGATCGTCGACTACACCGGCATTTACAAAGCCGACATCGGCATCAAGGACGGTAAAATCAACGCAATCGGCAAAGCAGGCAACCCCCAGACCATGGACGGCGTGACACCGGGACTCGCAGTGGGATCTGGCACCGAAGCGCTTGCGGGCGAAGGCCTGATTGTTACGGCAGGAGGCCTTGACACCCATATTCACTTCATCGCACCGCAGCAGGTGCGCACCGCGCTCGCAGGCGGAGTTACCACAATGGTGGGCGGCGGTACGGGACCGGCAGATGGCACCAATGCCACCACCTGCACTCCTGGCGCTTTTCATATGGCTCGCATGATTGAAGCGGCGGAAGCGTTGCCGATAAATATCGCATATCTTGGGAAGGGCAACGATTCATCGCCTGAACCGTTACGCGAGCAGGTGCGTGCGGGAGCTGCTGGTCTCAAAATCCATGAGGATTGGGGAGCTACTCCGGCAGTAATCGACACATGCCTGACGGTGGCTGATGAAATGGATGTGCAGGTGGCCATCCACACCGATACTCTGAACGAGGGCGGTTGTGTGGAAGACACGATTGCCGCGTTCAAAGGCCGTACAATCCACACGTACCACACGGAGGGCGCAGGTGGCGGACATGCTCCAGACATTATCCGTGCGGCCGGTTTCCCTAATGTGCTGCCGAGCTCCACGAACCCGACCATGCCGTTCACGCGCAACACGATTGATGAGCATCTTGACATGATGATGGTTACGCACCATCTGGATCGCAATGTTCCTGAGGATATTGCTTTCGCTGATTCGCGTATCCGTCCCGAAACCATCGCAGCTGAGGATGTGCTGCACGATATGGGCATCATTTCGATGATGAGCTCCGATTCACAGGCCATGGGGCGCGTGGGCGAAGTGATCACACGCACTTGGCAGACGGCCGATAAAATGAAGAAGCAGCGTGGTCCTCTGCCTGAAGATGAGCATGACGGCAACCGCAACGACAACTTCCGCGTAAAACGTTACGTGTCCAAATACACGATTAATCCGGCGCTGACGCATGGCGTCGCCGACTATGTGGGCTCCATTGAAGTAGGGAAAATGGCTGATTTGGTGCTCTGGCAGCCTGCGCTGTTTGGAGCGAAACCTGAGATGGTTATCAAAGGTGGTTCGATCGCCTATTCGCGGATGGGTGATGCGAACGCTTCGATTCCTACTCCGGAGCCGGTGATTTATCGTGACATGTTCGGTGGTATCGGACGCGCGCTCGGCTCCAGTTGCATCACATTCGTTTCGCAGGCAGCTTTTGATGATGATATCAAAGGCCGATTGGGATTGTCTCGTACGGTTTTGCCTGTGCGCGGGTGCCGTACAATCGGCAAAAAAGATCTCAAATTCAATGATGTGCTGGCTGACATTCAGGTGAATCCTGAAACTTTCACGGTTACCGTGGATGGCGAACCGGTTGCCTGTGAACCTGCAGCCGAGCTGCCATTGGCGCAACGGTACTTCCTGTTCTAA
- a CDS encoding urease accessory protein UreD — MHSEFRLTTALRHERTKVDDLYFNAPFKLVHPFVDGRHTEFMLSFVGPGFLAGDEARMDCVFGPGTDSTISTQSYEKVLDTAGGSASRIINLTVQGIAKTVFLPLPVIPFQNSDFENAVTAHISPQSTFVYADVVANGRAGMGEQWKMQRYSSKLKVFVDGTSFSELDETPHASTTDAPSTARHRTCPTDSTSHLAFADHTLLEPGRFDYTHMAMWRDYTHNGLMYIHLPELSCNGMEKNGATTLSLTERNTARANQEDALIAKLRDLAKSMRLPGEFGTTRVMDGVVARLLTSRGSDALDFITAASRLVD, encoded by the coding sequence ATGCATAGCGAATTCCGTTTGACGACCGCACTGAGGCACGAACGCACCAAAGTCGACGATCTGTATTTCAATGCACCGTTCAAACTGGTGCATCCGTTCGTCGACGGTCGTCATACGGAATTCATGCTATCTTTTGTAGGGCCCGGTTTTCTTGCTGGGGACGAAGCCCGAATGGATTGTGTATTCGGACCCGGAACTGACTCCACAATCAGCACGCAAAGCTATGAGAAAGTGCTCGATACCGCCGGAGGTTCAGCATCACGTATCATCAATCTGACCGTTCAAGGCATCGCCAAAACGGTGTTCCTGCCATTACCGGTAATACCGTTCCAGAACAGTGATTTCGAAAACGCGGTGACCGCTCATATCTCCCCGCAATCCACCTTCGTGTATGCCGACGTGGTAGCTAACGGACGAGCCGGCATGGGCGAGCAATGGAAAATGCAGCGTTATTCCAGCAAACTCAAGGTCTTTGTAGACGGAACGTCATTCTCAGAACTGGACGAGACGCCTCACGCATCCACCACTGATGCCCCGAGTACCGCTCGACACCGCACATGCCCAACCGATTCAACAAGTCATTTGGCCTTCGCGGACCACACGCTGCTGGAACCAGGCCGTTTCGATTACACGCACATGGCCATGTGGCGTGATTACACGCATAACGGTCTCATGTATATTCATCTGCCCGAACTATCGTGCAATGGCATGGAGAAAAATGGCGCTACGACCCTCTCTTTAACAGAACGCAACACCGCTCGCGCAAATCAGGAGGATGCCTTAATCGCCAAACTACGTGACCTTGCCAAGAGCATGCGCTTACCCGGTGAATTCGGCACCACCCGTGTTATGGATGGCGTGGTCGCTCGATTACTCACTTCCCGCGGTTCCGATGCTCTCGATTTCATCACCGCCGCTTCCCGGCTGGTCGATTAA
- a CDS encoding urease accessory protein UreE: protein MIATGISGNIIEHPISDGKLNVPVNFEWFEASKKRMRKVAEDGTEIGVMVGQTIQDGDVLAETDDKRYYARMKTAQLIEIPVHSMKEMGRLCFELGNRHLSLKVEEDRVLVPYDHPTMEYTKKIGFEPKVIEGGFDGFLIVKAHAGSGTIVPGTNKTTGDLEEEAQEREADAAFAHHHHETAHNQYNHEHTHEHETYELNGVLHRADGTHSHDGGHTWHTH, encoded by the coding sequence ATGATCGCCACTGGCATTTCCGGCAATATCATCGAACATCCCATTTCGGACGGCAAGCTCAATGTGCCGGTCAACTTCGAATGGTTTGAAGCGTCCAAGAAGCGTATGCGCAAAGTGGCCGAGGACGGTACCGAAATCGGCGTAATGGTTGGGCAAACCATTCAAGATGGCGACGTACTCGCCGAAACGGATGACAAACGCTACTACGCGCGTATGAAAACCGCTCAGCTCATTGAAATTCCGGTACATTCCATGAAAGAGATGGGCCGACTGTGCTTCGAACTCGGCAACCGTCACCTGAGCCTCAAGGTGGAGGAGGACCGCGTGCTGGTGCCTTATGACCATCCGACGATGGAATACACCAAGAAAATCGGCTTCGAACCGAAGGTTATTGAAGGTGGATTCGATGGTTTCCTGATTGTCAAAGCACATGCGGGAAGTGGAACCATCGTGCCGGGAACCAACAAAACCACTGGCGATTTGGAGGAGGAAGCTCAGGAGCGTGAAGCCGATGCGGCCTTCGCCCACCATCATCACGAAACCGCGCATAATCAATATAATCATGAGCACACTCATGAACACGAAACATACGAGCTCAATGGCGTGCTGCACCGCGCGGACGGCACGCATTCACATGACGGCGGCCACACATGGCATACACACTGA
- the ureA gene encoding urease subunit gamma — MRLTPRETDKLMLHLAGELAKERRDRGVKLNYPEAIALISSEVMERAREGMTVAELMAYGRTVVTADEVMPGVAEMIHEVEVEATFPDGTKLVSIHDPVETTEELVPGEYLPADGELTLNEGCEAIEIDVTNTADRPIQVGSHYHFFEANKYLRFDRRAAYGKHLDIAAGTAVRFEPGESHRVQLIDFGGTREVHGFAQLVEGRLDDPVVRETAFAKAREEHFLGMDDGDDEEIA, encoded by the coding sequence ATGAGACTAACGCCCAGGGAAACCGACAAACTAATGCTGCATTTGGCAGGCGAACTTGCCAAAGAGCGACGTGATCGGGGGGTGAAACTCAACTATCCCGAAGCCATCGCGCTAATCAGCTCCGAAGTGATGGAACGGGCGCGTGAAGGTATGACAGTGGCCGAGCTTATGGCCTATGGGCGCACTGTGGTTACGGCGGATGAGGTCATGCCCGGCGTGGCGGAGATGATTCACGAAGTGGAGGTCGAAGCCACATTCCCCGATGGAACCAAACTCGTATCCATCCATGATCCCGTCGAAACCACCGAGGAACTAGTGCCCGGCGAATATCTGCCGGCCGATGGTGAACTGACGCTGAACGAAGGTTGCGAAGCCATCGAAATCGACGTGACGAATACCGCTGACCGTCCCATTCAGGTCGGATCGCATTATCACTTTTTTGAAGCGAACAAGTATTTGCGTTTTGATCGCAGAGCCGCTTATGGCAAGCATCTTGATATTGCCGCTGGCACGGCCGTACGTTTTGAACCTGGTGAATCGCATCGTGTGCAGCTTATCGATTTTGGCGGCACCCGCGAGGTCCATGGATTCGCCCAACTGGTGGAAGGACGCCTGGACGACCCAGTCGTGCGTGAAACGGCATTCGCCAAAGCGCGCGAAGAGCATTTTCTGGGAATGGATGATGGCGACGACGAGGAGATTGCATGA
- the ureG gene encoding urease accessory protein UreG: MSYVRIGVAGPVGSGKTALIERLTRKMADDYSICVVTNDIYTKEDAEFLIANSRLPEDRIVGVETGGCPHTAIREDCSMNLEACEAMAESHPDVDIIFVESGGDNLSATFSPDLADATIYVIATDEGDKIPRKGGPGVTRSDLLVINKTDIADLVHANLDIMARDSEKMRNGRPYIFTDLMNDKGVDDVIDWIKKSALFEDM; the protein is encoded by the coding sequence ATGTCATATGTACGCATCGGCGTTGCCGGCCCAGTCGGTTCCGGTAAAACCGCGCTTATCGAACGCCTGACCAGAAAAATGGCCGACGACTACTCAATCTGCGTTGTCACCAACGACATCTACACCAAGGAGGACGCCGAATTCCTCATCGCCAATTCCCGACTGCCAGAAGACCGAATTGTCGGTGTGGAAACCGGCGGATGCCCACACACCGCAATCCGTGAAGACTGCTCGATGAATCTTGAGGCCTGCGAGGCGATGGCCGAATCACACCCCGATGTGGACATCATCTTCGTGGAATCAGGCGGCGACAACCTCTCAGCAACCTTCAGCCCTGATCTAGCCGACGCGACAATCTACGTAATCGCAACCGATGAAGGTGACAAAATCCCGCGCAAGGGCGGACCGGGCGTCACACGTTCCGATCTGCTGGTAATCAACAAAACCGACATCGCCGATCTTGTGCACGCCAATCTGGATATCATGGCCCGTGATTCTGAGAAAATGCGCAATGGCAGACCATATATATTCACCGATTTGATGAACGACAAGGGCGTGGACGACGTGATTGACTGGATCAAAAAATCCGCGCTTTTTGAAGACATGTAA
- a CDS encoding response regulator transcription factor, translating into MSEEQKIRVVIADDQELVRAGFAMVIGSQPDMAVAAQARDGAEAVALAETLHPDVVLMDVRMPGMDGIEATRQISALQHRFAADGTQSEVTHTKVIILTTFDLDEYVMAAITAGASGFLLKDTEPETLLNSIRTVFQGNAIIAPSATKRLIEKMMEGDFMATNVGRPENSATTSATDSTYTDPELDELTDREREVLIEIAHGLSNQEIADKLFISLPTVKTHVAHILSKINARDRVQAVVFAYENHLV; encoded by the coding sequence ATGAGTGAAGAACAGAAGATTCGTGTGGTCATTGCCGATGATCAGGAATTGGTACGTGCCGGTTTCGCCATGGTGATCGGCTCCCAACCTGATATGGCGGTTGCGGCGCAGGCTCGCGATGGTGCAGAGGCTGTGGCGTTGGCGGAAACGCTGCATCCTGACGTGGTGTTGATGGATGTGCGTATGCCCGGCATGGATGGTATTGAGGCGACTCGGCAGATCAGTGCGTTGCAGCATCGCTTTGCTGCCGATGGAACGCAATCAGAAGTCACTCATACCAAAGTGATCATTCTGACGACATTCGATTTGGATGAATATGTTATGGCTGCGATCACTGCCGGAGCTTCCGGTTTTCTGCTGAAAGATACGGAACCGGAAACGTTGCTGAATTCGATTCGCACGGTTTTTCAAGGTAATGCGATTATCGCACCGTCCGCCACGAAACGTCTTATCGAGAAAATGATGGAAGGCGACTTCATGGCTACGAACGTCGGTAGGCCTGAAAATTCCGCAACTACTTCTGCTACGGATTCAACATATACCGATCCGGAATTGGACGAGCTGACCGATCGCGAGCGCGAAGTGCTTATTGAGATCGCGCATGGATTGTCGAATCAGGAAATTGCCGACAAGCTTTTCATCAGCCTGCCTACGGTGAAAACGCATGTGGCGCATATTCTGTCGAAAATCAATGCGCGTGACCGCGTGCAGGCAGTGGTGTTCGCTTATGAAAACCATTTGGTCTGA
- the urtE gene encoding urea ABC transporter ATP-binding subunit UrtE, with product MAMLEVKGLNSGYGKVKVVDDISFDVKAGQWVSIVGNNGAGKTTLLKAILGLLPINGGTVTFDGKDVTKAAPNKRIAAGMAFVPQGQQSFGQMTVAENLQLVAEQYGSQARSRYDEAVEAFPVLKEFRDRRAGLLSGGQRQQLSIARALITRPKLIILDEPTEGIQPNIVADIQRSIRSMSEDRGIGVVLVEQKVQFAVERADFYYVLAAGRFIAAGEGGSDAVSEAKEAMRV from the coding sequence ATGGCGATGTTGGAAGTCAAGGGACTTAATTCCGGCTACGGTAAGGTCAAAGTCGTCGACGATATTTCATTCGATGTGAAAGCTGGGCAATGGGTGAGCATCGTCGGTAACAATGGTGCTGGTAAGACCACGCTGCTCAAAGCAATTCTCGGATTATTGCCGATAAATGGTGGAACTGTGACGTTCGATGGCAAGGATGTCACCAAAGCCGCTCCGAACAAACGCATTGCAGCTGGCATGGCTTTCGTGCCGCAGGGGCAGCAGTCCTTCGGCCAGATGACAGTTGCCGAGAATCTGCAGTTGGTGGCAGAACAATACGGTTCGCAGGCGAGGTCTCGCTATGACGAGGCAGTGGAGGCGTTCCCCGTGCTGAAGGAGTTCAGGGATCGGCGTGCTGGGCTCCTTTCAGGCGGTCAGCGCCAGCAGCTGTCAATTGCCCGTGCGCTGATCACACGTCCCAAACTCATCATTCTCGACGAACCCACCGAAGGCATCCAGCCCAACATTGTGGCCGACATCCAACGCTCGATTCGTTCGATGTCCGAGGACAGGGGCATCGGCGTGGTTCTGGTGGAGCAGAAGGTACAGTTCGCGGTCGAACGCGCGGACTTCTATTACGTGCTCGCCGCAGGGCGTTTCATCGCCGCCGGCGAAGGCGGTTCGGACGCGGTGTCCGAGGCCAAGGAGGCCATGAGGGTGTAA
- a CDS encoding urease accessory protein UreF — METFVQHDIIQSNRDFADYLHNYLEVAAYKEIGQMVIAGRIARDRRLSPTGFTRKITELDSLATALQAPREIREGQHKMCLRMIKLADQMESNPLQPMDVRHGGSARRTVNMRHNALDPVSSTPSVGRTIPHVDTYKALIDTGHCLGLHAIAMGLFAADKAPDLREAAITYCYSLISALTVCAVKAVPISQYAGQIALRDSFPAVVDAVDLAFTLHPDDLGISGAYLDIASMQHETLYSRLYMS, encoded by the coding sequence ATGGAAACCTTCGTGCAGCACGACATCATTCAATCGAACCGCGATTTCGCCGACTACCTGCACAACTACTTGGAAGTGGCCGCCTATAAGGAAATCGGACAAATGGTAATCGCCGGGCGTATCGCACGCGACAGGCGGCTCTCCCCCACCGGTTTCACTAGAAAAATCACCGAATTAGACAGTCTGGCAACCGCACTTCAAGCTCCACGAGAAATCCGCGAAGGCCAACACAAAATGTGCTTGCGCATGATCAAACTCGCCGACCAGATGGAATCCAACCCGTTACAACCCATGGATGTACGGCATGGAGGTTCGGCCCGGCGTACGGTCAATATGCGGCACAATGCCCTGGATCCCGTCTCGTCCACACCTTCCGTCGGCCGTACCATACCTCACGTTGACACTTATAAAGCACTGATAGACACAGGACATTGTTTGGGTTTGCATGCCATTGCCATGGGCTTGTTCGCTGCCGATAAGGCACCCGACCTTCGTGAGGCGGCCATCACCTACTGTTATTCGCTGATCAGCGCACTCACCGTCTGCGCGGTTAAAGCCGTGCCTATCAGCCAATATGCGGGGCAGATTGCACTTCGTGACAGTTTCCCAGCCGTAGTTGATGCCGTAGACCTCGCATTCACACTGCATCCCGATGACCTCGGCATTTCTGGCGCCTACCTTGATATCGCCTCCATGCAACACGAAACCCTTTATTCCCGTCTTTATATGAGTTAG